A region from the Geobacillus vulcani PSS1 genome encodes:
- a CDS encoding aspartyl-phosphate phosphatase Spo0E family protein produces MVLLQIEEKRQQMIELALTYGFTAKETIECSQELDQLINQYLQQTKTFESPSPSVQ; encoded by the coding sequence ATGGTTCTGTTGCAAATTGAAGAAAAACGACAACAAATGATTGAATTGGCGCTCACCTATGGATTCACGGCCAAAGAGACGATCGAGTGTAGCCAAGAGCTGGACCAATTGATCAATCAATATTTGCAGCAAACGAAGACTTTTGAATCACCATCTCCGTCCGTTCAGTAA
- a CDS encoding DUF418 domain-containing protein, with translation MIRSPERIAAADVLRGFALLGILLVNMRYFSSPALYDDGAKGSAFDRGVAAVVDVLFEASAYPLFAFLFGFSAVMMFRRLSSRGERPIPILLRRFLFLLGIGLVHAFGLWFGDILIPYAMTGGIMLFFFAAPPRWWRTAAAAFFFLFHGFMVLLLTLDVLAGGMETAGGHETAAAAAVRHYRNGAFCDVFWQRWSDWMYINGDGGLLLTVLTVLPFCLLGGYAAYERWLEADRHPPAKLRRLMGWALCFGLALKTIPYWAAANDLTVYIQDSFGGAALAVFYASAAVFVCGKPSWRRVWRWWQDVGKMSLTHYLAQSLVCTSLFYGYGLGWYGRTSAWQETMLAFALYAVEVWVSRHWLTRFCYGPIEWLWRWGTYGARPPFRRRPGQ, from the coding sequence ATGATCAGATCGCCCGAGCGAATCGCCGCGGCGGATGTGCTGCGTGGATTCGCCTTGCTCGGCATTTTGCTTGTCAACATGCGTTATTTTTCCTCGCCGGCGTTATACGACGACGGCGCCAAGGGAAGCGCCTTTGACCGGGGGGTGGCGGCGGTTGTCGACGTGTTGTTTGAAGCAAGCGCGTATCCGCTGTTTGCCTTTTTATTCGGCTTCAGCGCAGTGATGATGTTCCGCCGGCTCAGCAGCCGCGGGGAGCGGCCGATTCCGATTCTTTTGCGCCGCTTCCTTTTTTTGCTTGGGATTGGCCTCGTTCATGCGTTTGGCCTCTGGTTTGGCGATATTTTGATTCCCTACGCAATGACAGGGGGGATTATGCTTTTCTTTTTTGCCGCCCCGCCTCGTTGGTGGCGGACGGCGGCCGCGGCGTTCTTTTTTCTTTTTCACGGCTTCATGGTGCTGTTGTTAACTCTCGATGTGTTGGCCGGAGGAATGGAGACAGCTGGCGGCCACGAGACCGCGGCGGCCGCGGCGGTTCGCCATTATCGAAACGGAGCGTTTTGTGATGTATTTTGGCAACGGTGGAGCGACTGGATGTATATCAACGGCGATGGTGGGCTGCTACTTACGGTGTTGACCGTGCTGCCGTTTTGTTTGCTTGGCGGCTATGCTGCTTACGAACGTTGGCTTGAAGCCGACCGTCACCCGCCTGCGAAGCTGCGCCGCCTGATGGGGTGGGCGCTATGCTTTGGTTTAGCACTGAAAACCATTCCGTATTGGGCTGCGGCCAACGACTTGACCGTGTACATCCAAGACAGCTTCGGCGGTGCCGCATTGGCGGTGTTCTACGCGTCTGCTGCCGTGTTCGTCTGTGGGAAACCAAGTTGGAGGCGTGTTTGGCGGTGGTGGCAAGACGTTGGGAAAATGTCGCTCACCCATTACCTGGCGCAATCGCTTGTTTGCACCTCGCTGTTTTACGGTTATGGGCTTGGGTGGTACGGGCGCACAAGCGCATGGCAGGAGACGATGCTCGCGTTTGCCTTGTATGCGGTTGAAGTATGGGTGAGCCGCCACTGGCTTACACGGTTTTGCTACGGACCGATCGAATGGCTGTGGAGGTGGGGGACATACGGAGCGCGGCCGCCGTTTCGCCGCCGGCCGGGGCAATAA
- a CDS encoding spore germination protein has protein sequence MPAIVIGGIKVTNVSGNGTVNMGDVLQIAPKSTTKSNSGAGGGNTGDFLQTNTFCNVTNTVDPDVSDAGVKGNN, from the coding sequence ATGCCAGCAATCGTCATTGGTGGGATCAAAGTGACGAACGTAAGCGGCAATGGCACTGTCAACATGGGGGATGTGCTGCAAATCGCTCCGAAAAGCACCACGAAGTCAAATTCAGGTGCCGGAGGCGGAAATACTGGCGATTTCTTGCAAACGAATACGTTTTGCAACGTCACGAATACGGTTGATCCCGATGTCTCCGACGCTGGGGTGAAAGGAAATAACTAG
- a CDS encoding spore germination protein, with the protein MPSFISGPIKITHVSGDGTVNFGDVLQITPKSTLKSNTGSGGGNNGDFLQTNTFVSFTNTGDPDVFDSNNAANN; encoded by the coding sequence ATGCCTTCATTTATCAGCGGTCCAATTAAAATCACCCATGTCAGCGGCGACGGCACGGTAAATTTCGGCGACGTCTTGCAAATCACACCAAAGAGCACGTTGAAATCCAACACCGGCTCAGGCGGCGGCAACAACGGCGACTTCCTGCAGACGAATACGTTCGTCAGCTTTACGAACACCGGTGATCCAGATGTGTTCGACTCAAATAATGCTGCCAACAATTAA
- a CDS encoding spore germination protein has protein sequence MPAFVGVVKLNSIGSSGVFHIGDVFAISPQSVTKTFAGAGSFNTGDGLHIYNYYSNTNTNDADVADENVVGNV, from the coding sequence ATGCCGGCTTTTGTCGGAGTCGTCAAACTGAACAGCATCGGAAGCAGCGGCGTGTTCCATATTGGCGATGTGTTTGCGATTTCTCCGCAAAGCGTAACGAAAACGTTCGCTGGCGCCGGTTCGTTTAACACCGGCGACGGGCTTCATATTTATAACTATTACAGCAACACGAATACGAATGACGCCGATGTCGCCGATGAAAATGTCGTCGGAAACGTTTGA
- a CDS encoding spore germination protein GerPB: MHVYISQSICIHQLRIGSVTNSSVLQIGSAGSIQALSTLANTGGFTGPAPQATVPPGASAPLVPLHSATR, translated from the coding sequence GTGCACGTTTACATCAGCCAAAGCATCTGCATCCACCAATTGCGGATCGGCTCGGTCACCAATTCATCCGTTTTGCAAATCGGCAGCGCCGGAAGCATTCAAGCGCTCTCGACGCTTGCCAACACCGGCGGATTCACCGGTCCGGCTCCACAGGCGACCGTGCCGCCCGGTGCATCCGCTCCTCTCGTTCCTCTCCATTCAGCCACCCGCTAA
- the gerPC gene encoding spore germination protein GerPC: MSVYQYFVQLHRYLSWQTKKIRGLERRLHALEARLREMEAQPRTSIERIEYKFDQLKVETLEGTLNIGIAPPGAGGTIEDFAVEPVKTVIPKPEPVLMRPIQEKVAAYLNGEAPETLKRLEQQYGRRLDDTYRQFILQDIARQTDERIRFYLQEKANHGYVPSGDRDEAVENEIFQKVKADIEQSLDAFLKHLPSGEGET, translated from the coding sequence ATGAGTGTTTACCAGTATTTCGTCCAACTGCACCGCTATTTGTCATGGCAAACAAAAAAAATACGGGGGTTGGAACGCCGCCTCCACGCACTTGAAGCCCGGCTTCGGGAAATGGAGGCTCAACCGCGTACATCGATCGAACGAATTGAATATAAATTTGACCAGCTCAAAGTAGAAACGCTCGAAGGAACGCTAAACATCGGGATCGCTCCGCCTGGAGCCGGCGGCACGATTGAAGACTTTGCCGTCGAACCGGTCAAAACGGTGATTCCAAAGCCGGAACCGGTGCTCATGCGCCCGATTCAAGAAAAAGTGGCCGCCTATCTCAACGGGGAAGCGCCGGAAACGTTAAAACGCCTTGAGCAGCAATACGGCCGCCGCCTCGACGATACGTATCGACAGTTCATTTTGCAAGACATCGCCCGGCAAACGGACGAGCGCATCCGCTTCTACTTGCAAGAGAAAGCCAACCATGGCTACGTTCCATCCGGTGACCGTGATGAGGCGGTCGAAAATGAAATTTTTCAAAAAGTGAAAGCCGATATCGAACAATCACTCGATGCGTTTTTAAAACATTTGCCTTCAGGGGAGGGAGAGACGTGA
- a CDS encoding spore germination protein GerPE, whose amino-acid sequence MKRTSVVQTFHAETLIISSVLQIGDSERISARTRAFAVQRQYELFFGPEGEQIFPVFTKPIPRWTSPSPVAARQTLHESPIISVQSVRVLAVSSSAIIHIGSTSTAEAEARIKHIRQLAGSESSASTRGRDS is encoded by the coding sequence GTGAAACGAACGTCAGTTGTGCAAACGTTCCATGCTGAAACGCTTATCATTAGCTCTGTCCTGCAAATCGGCGACTCAGAGCGAATTTCCGCCCGCACGCGCGCCTTTGCCGTTCAGCGGCAATATGAACTGTTTTTTGGTCCAGAAGGAGAACAAATATTCCCTGTTTTTACGAAGCCGATTCCGCGCTGGACTTCTCCATCGCCGGTAGCTGCACGCCAAACGCTCCATGAGTCCCCGATCATTTCCGTTCAGTCTGTGCGCGTGCTCGCCGTTTCTTCGTCCGCTATCATCCATATCGGCTCGACTTCGACAGCGGAGGCAGAGGCAAGAATTAAACATATCCGTCAGCTGGCCGGTTCTGAGTCAAGCGCGTCAACGAGAGGGAGGGATTCATAA
- a CDS encoding spore germination protein, translating into MPSFVGPIKINNVSSGAVVQMGDCLYIAPKVATKTQAGSGGFNTGDFVMTNNAISFTNSFDPDVFDQNVAANN; encoded by the coding sequence ATGCCTTCGTTTGTCGGCCCGATTAAAATCAATAACGTTAGCAGCGGAGCTGTCGTTCAAATGGGCGACTGTCTGTACATCGCGCCGAAAGTCGCCACAAAAACGCAAGCCGGATCCGGTGGATTCAACACCGGCGATTTTGTGATGACGAACAACGCCATCAGTTTTACAAACTCATTTGATCCGGATGTGTTTGACCAAAATGTGGCCGCCAACAACTAA
- a CDS encoding AAA family ATPase, whose translation MKPISLTIAGLHSFREKQTIDFTALCEGGVFGIFGPTGSGKSTILDAMTLALFGCVERAANRTQAIINHAEQGLFVSFTFELENAAGAKRYTVERSLKKVDEWRTRSAVCRLIEHRPEPVVLADKLSDVDKAIEQLLGLTMEDFTRAVVLPQGKFAEFLSLKGAERRQMLQRLFHLERYGDQLNKKLKDRLAAAEQEWEKIEAEKAGLGDASKAALEQAEMDVRELAGLLAKRKKELEEVEADVERTKQRWVRQQEKEEVEQELAVLRRREFSIRELEEKKERAEQAERIWPYWEQCEQASRLRAEAFRRYEGLARRLEEAQSSYKEAAQRYERARQEKAQREPELLVQMERLRQAAQLEQQMEVLGQELAALREERERLIAREKAAARRFEEASVWYERGVKRQRELKEELKRHEEALAGKDEVEQAYRQKQHIEQTASAIARIDAQLRQKESVWRRAKEEKLERERRSAAASSRLQELFRRVERAYRFVCWRQQDAEKQLYTLQKAIEAERQRTEEARTAHLASALAERLRPGEPCPVCGSCEHPHPAAAPRDVQFERLSELEAERQRYEQDWQTIISFKAQLEQLAELAVGHEAPPVFAENRSAEEAIDLTVEVRALAQDVIELKEAVYRALAQWNEAESARREAEKACRWAAADIEALQVEKQRLEEERRQLEQQWRQTYPSLSLETIDAVYEQLREREKMRRDVQKRLEDSVPFLEEKQRAKEEAAEERRQLETEQVRLDSLIGAKQQQWNEYERQRGEKAGSDPAAVQLQKVEAEWRRLQNGEQQAYEAWQRVQREYQMLESETKAAKQAWEESARREEEALARWRGALSDTMFADAEQVKQAKAKKVQRDEWDEAIRRYWRQIEQAEHRLAQLAAAIGGETVSAEQWETMQRVYAELKEQVEAMTQQLGAAQAKVEEMRKKHSRFVELEEKQAELSRRIERYKQLQALLRGNSFVEFMAEEQLEHVTAMASERLQRLTRHRYSLELDSQGGFLIRDDANGGVRRPVSTLSGGETFLTSLSLALALSAQIQLRGEYPLRFFFLDEGFGTLDAELLETVISALEKLHTERLAVGVISHVQEIRNRLPRRLIVEPAEPSGRGTRVRLEMM comes from the coding sequence ATGAAGCCGATCTCGCTGACGATCGCCGGGCTTCATAGCTTTCGTGAAAAGCAGACGATCGATTTCACCGCGCTGTGCGAGGGTGGGGTGTTTGGCATTTTCGGGCCGACTGGAAGCGGCAAATCAACGATTTTAGACGCCATGACGCTTGCCTTGTTCGGCTGCGTCGAGCGGGCGGCTAACCGTACGCAGGCGATCATCAACCACGCGGAGCAAGGGTTGTTCGTTTCGTTTACGTTTGAACTGGAAAATGCGGCAGGAGCGAAACGGTATACAGTCGAACGAAGCTTAAAAAAAGTGGATGAGTGGCGGACGCGCAGCGCTGTTTGCCGCCTGATCGAGCACCGGCCCGAGCCGGTCGTGCTCGCCGATAAACTATCGGATGTGGACAAGGCAATCGAGCAATTGCTCGGCTTGACGATGGAGGATTTCACCCGGGCGGTCGTCTTGCCGCAAGGAAAATTTGCCGAATTTCTGTCGCTTAAAGGGGCGGAGCGGCGGCAAATGCTGCAGCGCCTCTTTCATCTTGAGCGGTATGGCGATCAGTTGAACAAAAAGTTGAAAGACCGGCTTGCCGCCGCTGAGCAAGAATGGGAAAAAATCGAAGCGGAAAAAGCGGGGCTCGGTGACGCTTCAAAAGCAGCGCTCGAGCAGGCAGAGATGGACGTGCGGGAGCTCGCGGGGCTGTTGGCCAAGCGAAAAAAAGAACTAGAAGAAGTCGAAGCAGATGTGGAACGAACAAAACAACGATGGGTGCGGCAGCAAGAAAAAGAAGAGGTCGAACAAGAGCTTGCCGTGCTGCGGCGGCGCGAATTCAGCATTCGCGAGCTTGAGGAAAAAAAGGAGCGCGCCGAGCAAGCGGAGCGCATTTGGCCGTATTGGGAGCAGTGCGAGCAGGCGAGCCGTTTGCGGGCAGAGGCGTTTCGTCGGTATGAAGGACTCGCTCGTCGGTTAGAGGAAGCCCAATCGAGCTATAAAGAAGCAGCGCAACGTTATGAACGGGCGCGCCAAGAAAAGGCGCAGCGGGAACCGGAATTGCTTGTTCAGATGGAACGGCTGCGGCAGGCGGCGCAGCTTGAGCAACAAATGGAAGTGCTTGGACAGGAACTCGCTGCTCTTCGTGAAGAAAGGGAGCGGCTCATTGCCCGGGAGAAGGCAGCCGCCCGCCGGTTTGAAGAGGCGTCGGTCTGGTATGAGCGCGGCGTAAAGCGGCAGCGGGAGTTGAAAGAGGAACTGAAACGGCATGAGGAGGCGCTGGCTGGAAAAGATGAGGTAGAGCAGGCATACAGGCAGAAGCAGCATATTGAGCAAACGGCATCAGCCATTGCTCGCATTGATGCTCAGCTTCGGCAAAAAGAAAGCGTTTGGCGACGGGCGAAAGAGGAAAAGTTGGAGCGGGAACGCCGATCAGCGGCTGCGAGCTCCCGACTCCAAGAGCTGTTCCGGCGTGTGGAGCGGGCGTATCGTTTCGTCTGCTGGCGGCAGCAGGACGCTGAAAAACAATTGTATACTTTGCAGAAAGCCATAGAGGCGGAGCGACAGCGAACTGAAGAAGCGCGGACGGCGCACCTCGCTTCCGCCTTGGCTGAGCGGCTCCGTCCCGGTGAGCCGTGTCCAGTGTGTGGATCGTGCGAGCATCCGCATCCAGCCGCTGCGCCGCGCGATGTCCAATTTGAGCGTCTGTCCGAGCTTGAGGCAGAGCGACAGCGGTATGAACAAGATTGGCAAACGATCATTTCGTTCAAGGCGCAGCTCGAGCAACTCGCCGAGCTGGCAGTAGGACATGAAGCGCCGCCTGTGTTTGCCGAAAACCGCTCGGCGGAGGAGGCGATCGATCTCACTGTGGAAGTGCGGGCGCTTGCCCAAGATGTCATCGAATTGAAAGAAGCGGTCTACCGGGCGCTTGCCCAATGGAACGAAGCTGAGTCAGCGCGGCGCGAAGCAGAGAAAGCGTGCCGGTGGGCAGCGGCGGACATTGAAGCGTTGCAAGTTGAAAAACAGCGGCTGGAGGAAGAGCGGCGGCAACTTGAACAGCAATGGCGGCAGACGTATCCTTCGCTTTCGCTTGAGACGATTGATGCAGTGTATGAACAGCTGCGCGAACGGGAAAAAATGCGGCGTGACGTGCAAAAGCGGCTGGAGGACAGCGTGCCGTTTTTAGAGGAAAAACAGCGGGCGAAAGAGGAAGCGGCTGAAGAGCGGCGTCAGCTTGAGACAGAGCAGGTGCGTCTTGACTCGCTGATCGGCGCCAAACAGCAACAATGGAATGAATATGAGCGGCAGCGGGGCGAGAAGGCGGGCTCAGACCCAGCGGCCGTGCAGCTTCAGAAGGTGGAGGCCGAATGGCGTCGATTGCAAAACGGCGAGCAACAGGCGTATGAGGCCTGGCAGCGGGTCCAGCGGGAATATCAAATGCTTGAAAGCGAAACCAAAGCGGCCAAGCAGGCGTGGGAAGAAAGCGCCCGCCGCGAAGAAGAGGCGCTCGCTCGCTGGCGCGGCGCGCTTTCGGACACCATGTTTGCCGATGCCGAACAAGTCAAGCAAGCGAAGGCAAAAAAAGTGCAACGGGATGAATGGGATGAGGCGATCCGCCGCTATTGGCGCCAAATCGAGCAAGCTGAACATCGCCTCGCCCAACTGGCCGCCGCCATCGGGGGGGAGACGGTGAGCGCCGAACAATGGGAGACGATGCAACGTGTATATGCCGAGTTGAAGGAGCAAGTGGAGGCGATGACGCAGCAGCTCGGGGCGGCTCAAGCGAAGGTGGAAGAGATGAGAAAAAAACATAGCCGCTTTGTTGAACTTGAGGAGAAGCAGGCGGAACTCAGCCGGCGCATCGAACGGTATAAACAGCTGCAGGCGCTGCTTCGCGGCAACAGCTTTGTCGAATTTATGGCTGAAGAGCAGCTCGAGCACGTAACCGCCATGGCTTCGGAACGGCTGCAACGGCTGACACGGCATCGGTATTCGCTCGAATTGGATTCGCAGGGGGGGTTTCTGATCCGTGATGATGCCAACGGCGGCGTCAGACGCCCCGTATCGACGCTCTCGGGCGGCGAAACGTTTTTGACGTCGCTGTCGTTGGCGCTGGCGTTATCGGCGCAAATTCAGCTGCGCGGCGAATATCCGCTCCGCTTTTTCTTCTTGGATGAAGGGTTTGGCACCCTCGATGCTGAGCTGCTTGAGACGGTCATTTCTGCCTTGGAAAAACTGCATACCGAGCGGCTGGCGGTCGGCGTCATCAGCCATGTTCAAGAAATTCGCAACCGTCTGCCGCGACGGCTTATCGTCGAACCGGCTGAACCGTCCGGCCGCGGCACGCGCGTCCGACTGGAAATGATGTAA
- a CDS encoding exonuclease SbcCD subunit D → MRILHTADWHFGRTLEGRSRMAEQEAFVDELVEIVKKEQIDVILVAGDVFDSVNPPAAAEQLFYESLARLSDKGRRPVAIISGNHDHPDRISAARPLLSEHNIFLFGRPQAVVCRIDVPSCGETMMLAPLAYPSESRLAELLSSDCEETTMRDRYDERIRALLAAMAASFTMETVNIAMSHLYVAGGHTSDSERPIEVGGAYTVAAESLPKAAQYVALGHLHRPQDVKRAKTAARYSGSPLAYSFSEAGHAKSVTVVDVHPREAAKVEEIPLSAGKPLIRWKATEGLAQVHRWCEEGRDRSGWIDLEIHVTEPLTMEEIDRLRKLHPGFVNIRPVFPDRAEEMMEMSREPLSLEEMFHRFYERQTGGQTPDEELVRLFLELAAEEEKEGEEE, encoded by the coding sequence ATGCGCATTTTGCATACCGCGGACTGGCATTTTGGGCGAACGCTTGAGGGACGAAGTCGGATGGCCGAGCAAGAGGCGTTTGTTGATGAGCTTGTGGAGATTGTCAAGAAAGAACAAATCGACGTCATCCTTGTGGCCGGCGATGTGTTCGACTCCGTCAACCCGCCGGCGGCTGCGGAACAGCTGTTTTATGAAAGCCTCGCCCGCCTGTCCGACAAAGGACGCCGTCCCGTGGCGATCATCAGCGGCAATCACGACCATCCCGACCGGATCAGCGCCGCCCGGCCGTTGCTGTCTGAGCACAATATTTTTCTTTTCGGTCGCCCGCAAGCGGTTGTTTGCCGGATTGATGTCCCATCGTGCGGCGAAACGATGATGCTCGCTCCGTTGGCCTATCCGTCCGAATCGCGTCTTGCCGAGCTGTTGTCGTCCGACTGCGAGGAAACAACGATGCGCGATCGGTACGATGAACGCATCCGCGCCCTATTAGCGGCGATGGCTGCCTCGTTCACGATGGAGACCGTCAATATCGCGATGAGCCATCTTTATGTCGCCGGCGGACATACGTCCGATTCCGAGCGGCCGATTGAAGTCGGCGGCGCTTATACGGTGGCGGCGGAGAGCTTGCCGAAAGCCGCGCAATATGTGGCGCTTGGCCACTTGCACCGGCCGCAGGACGTCAAGCGGGCAAAGACGGCGGCTCGCTATTCCGGCTCGCCTTTGGCGTACAGCTTTTCCGAAGCCGGCCATGCCAAATCGGTCACGGTCGTCGACGTGCATCCGAGGGAAGCGGCTAAGGTGGAGGAAATCCCGCTTTCCGCGGGCAAGCCGCTTATCCGCTGGAAGGCGACGGAGGGGCTCGCCCAAGTGCATCGTTGGTGCGAGGAGGGAAGAGACCGATCCGGCTGGATCGATTTGGAGATTCATGTGACCGAGCCGTTGACAATGGAAGAAATTGATCGGCTGCGTAAGCTTCATCCCGGATTTGTCAACATTCGCCCGGTGTTTCCCGATCGGGCGGAAGAGATGATGGAAATGAGCCGCGAGCCGCTTTCACTCGAAGAAATGTTTCACCGATTTTACGAACGGCAGACCGGGGGACAAACGCCGGATGAAGAGCTCGTCCGCCTCTTTTTGGAGCTGGCGGCGGAAGAAGAGAAGGAAGGAGAGGAAGAATGA